One window from the genome of Gimesia aquarii encodes:
- a CDS encoding PVC-type heme-binding CxxCH protein yields the protein MARNSLLLILVMLASPLLAAEDFTIHQFERLQLGKDFYAEGATFGDINGDGHQDLISGPYWYQGPDFKTKHEYYPVKEWNIKGYSDNFFAFVHDVNKDNWLDIVIIGFPGKEAFWYANPQNKPGHWKKYLAHPAVDNESPTYIDITGDGEPELVFHTGGQLGFAGPGKDPTQPWQFHAISPNLKYGRFTHGLGVGDVNSDGKLDILEKNGWWEQPADVSKPGFWTRHSFRFTGPGGAQMYVYDVDGDGDQDVITSKAAHAYGLSWFENVKQNGEITFVEHQIMGSRPEENKYGVVFSQLHAVALEDMDGDGIKDIITGKRYWAHQGHDPGARQPSVNYWFKTVRTKKGVDFLPYQINDQSGVGTQVVVGDVTGDKLPDVVVGNKSGIYLLVHKKVKVGKEAWNKAQPKPYVPKKVSLKNELKPGEFFATNAKGKRVNVDFESGNLKDWTSEGEAFRRQPAKGDTVYSRRNDMRSNHQGQFWVGTYEFLGDKPVGTLTSASIKVTQPFASFYVGGGAHESTRVEIVDQATNKVIAKASGRNHERMHQQLVDLSKYQGKEILIRLVDQHRGGWGHINFDHFRFHDKKPAALTAINSSAPPKKHAQKYDGLPGAKAAEVMTVPEGFSVSLIAAEPDVQQPIAMTIDDRGRLWVAESYAYPSKQPEGKGKDRILIFEDKDADGKFESRKIFKDKLNLVSGMEVGFGGVWVGQAPYLLFIPDKNGDDVPDAEPQVLLDGWHYEDTHETLNSFIWGPDGWLYGCHGVFTHSRVGKPGTPDKDRQPINAGIWRYHPTRHEFEVFAHGTSNPWGVDFNDHGQCFLTCCVIPHLFHIVQNARYRRQAGRHFNNYTYNDIKTIAKHRHWTGGQWNQSDRVASDLVGGGHAHAGAMIYLGGSWPKKYRNQLFMNNIHGARLNQDVLTRSGSGYTGNYAPDFLLANDRSSQILYLRYGPDGQVYFIDWYDTNQCHHREFQKHDRSNGRIFRVAYQNAKPVKVDLQKLSSDELVKLQLHKNDWYVRQSRRILQERGPDPEVHAQLAEIAYKHEDVTRRLRGLWALHVTGGLSESKIMQALNDPSEFMRGWAIQLALETGIPSAKLLSKLAELAVQDPSPVVRLYLGSAANRLLLGQRWEILTGLVSHAEDQSDHNLPLLYWYAVEPLATHNMHRSFELAKKSKIPLIESYTLRRIADIGSEEAVAFLVQQLGQAKTAERQKVFLDSINKALRGRRKFPMPEPWTFVGKKLITSKDPMVKSYTLALAVTFGDPQAMQTLREILVDRKHEMSGRKSAMSSLLGVQDLKLVPILITLLDEKNLRREALRGLAEYADGEIAPAILKRYSQFDPNEKRDALNTLASRADSAHQLMAAVEVKQISSKDLSAEIVRQLGNLKDKSLNERIGKVWGIVRETAADKKKLIASYKNMLSRSRPKTDLHLGRAVFAKTCQQCHKLFGTGAIIGPELTGSNRANLDYLLSNVIDPSAVMAKDYQPVVIVTESGRIVTGIIKKENKNAVTVATANETVIIPRDEIDEMGLSDKSMMPDNLWKQLNSHEIRSLVAYLASSKQVPMKATNDNLKLFFNGQDLTGWTGNSQLWSVENGEIVGRSPGIKRNEFLVSDLLVGDFELKAKVKLSPDTGNSGIQFRSSLQPNGHVKGYQADIGKGWWGKLYEEHGRGLLFKESGEEFVRENEWNEYRIVAVGSQVQTYINGNLCTDLNDTKGAKSGIIAFQIHSGGPMEVRFKDLELRLGPVAD from the coding sequence ATGGCTCGAAACTCCCTGCTTTTGATACTTGTGATGTTGGCATCTCCACTCCTGGCTGCTGAAGATTTCACGATTCATCAGTTTGAGCGTTTACAATTGGGGAAAGATTTCTATGCAGAGGGTGCCACTTTCGGTGATATCAATGGTGATGGCCATCAGGATCTGATTTCGGGGCCGTATTGGTATCAAGGCCCTGATTTCAAAACGAAGCACGAATATTACCCGGTAAAAGAATGGAATATCAAAGGGTATTCGGACAATTTTTTTGCTTTTGTACACGACGTCAATAAAGACAACTGGCTGGATATTGTGATTATCGGTTTTCCTGGTAAGGAAGCGTTCTGGTATGCCAATCCACAGAACAAACCTGGACACTGGAAAAAATATTTAGCACATCCAGCCGTCGATAATGAATCACCGACCTATATTGACATCACCGGTGATGGCGAACCAGAGTTGGTCTTTCATACAGGAGGGCAGCTAGGTTTTGCGGGGCCAGGTAAAGATCCGACACAACCCTGGCAATTTCATGCCATCTCTCCCAACTTGAAATACGGTCGATTTACTCACGGTTTGGGTGTGGGAGATGTCAACAGTGATGGAAAGCTGGACATCCTTGAAAAAAATGGTTGGTGGGAACAACCGGCTGATGTCAGTAAACCTGGATTTTGGACACGTCATTCTTTCAGATTTACAGGTCCGGGAGGCGCCCAGATGTATGTCTACGATGTAGACGGGGACGGGGATCAGGATGTCATTACCAGTAAAGCTGCACACGCTTATGGCTTATCCTGGTTTGAGAATGTGAAACAGAACGGGGAAATCACATTTGTTGAACATCAAATCATGGGCAGCAGACCCGAAGAGAATAAATATGGTGTGGTCTTCTCTCAGTTACACGCTGTTGCACTGGAAGATATGGATGGCGATGGCATTAAAGATATCATCACAGGTAAACGCTATTGGGCGCATCAGGGGCATGACCCCGGTGCCAGACAACCGTCTGTGAATTACTGGTTCAAAACCGTACGCACAAAAAAAGGTGTTGATTTTCTGCCTTATCAAATCAACGATCAATCGGGGGTAGGGACACAGGTTGTGGTTGGTGATGTAACAGGGGATAAGCTACCTGATGTGGTGGTTGGTAATAAGTCTGGAATATACCTTCTCGTTCACAAAAAGGTGAAGGTGGGAAAGGAAGCCTGGAACAAGGCACAGCCGAAACCGTATGTCCCCAAAAAAGTTTCCTTGAAAAATGAACTGAAGCCAGGTGAGTTTTTTGCGACGAATGCTAAAGGCAAACGTGTCAATGTCGACTTTGAATCAGGGAATCTGAAAGACTGGACTTCCGAGGGTGAAGCTTTTCGACGGCAACCTGCAAAGGGAGACACAGTCTATTCTCGTCGTAATGACATGCGGAGTAATCATCAGGGGCAGTTCTGGGTGGGAACATATGAGTTTCTGGGAGACAAGCCTGTCGGAACGTTAACGTCGGCATCAATTAAAGTAACTCAACCTTTCGCTTCGTTTTACGTGGGTGGTGGCGCGCATGAATCTACGCGTGTGGAAATTGTGGATCAAGCAACGAATAAAGTGATCGCTAAAGCCAGCGGACGCAACCATGAGCGAATGCATCAGCAACTTGTCGATCTTTCCAAATATCAAGGCAAAGAAATTTTGATTCGCCTTGTCGATCAACACCGTGGTGGCTGGGGGCATATAAACTTCGACCACTTTCGTTTTCATGATAAGAAGCCAGCAGCGTTAACTGCGATCAATAGTAGTGCTCCCCCTAAAAAACATGCACAAAAATACGATGGCTTGCCCGGGGCCAAGGCAGCAGAAGTAATGACAGTACCAGAAGGGTTTTCGGTTTCATTGATTGCCGCCGAGCCTGATGTGCAACAACCGATCGCGATGACCATCGATGATCGTGGACGTTTATGGGTCGCGGAATCCTATGCTTATCCCAGCAAACAACCTGAGGGTAAAGGGAAAGATCGGATTTTAATTTTTGAAGATAAAGACGCAGATGGAAAATTTGAATCTCGCAAAATTTTCAAGGATAAATTGAATCTGGTCAGTGGGATGGAAGTCGGTTTTGGAGGTGTGTGGGTAGGGCAGGCTCCGTATCTCTTATTCATTCCCGATAAAAACGGTGATGATGTACCAGACGCCGAACCTCAGGTTTTACTGGATGGTTGGCACTATGAAGATACACATGAAACATTAAATTCATTTATCTGGGGACCCGATGGCTGGCTCTATGGTTGTCATGGTGTGTTTACACACTCTCGCGTTGGCAAGCCAGGAACACCTGACAAAGATCGTCAACCGATCAACGCTGGCATCTGGCGCTATCATCCGACACGGCACGAATTTGAAGTCTTTGCACACGGTACCAGCAATCCCTGGGGGGTTGACTTTAATGATCATGGACAATGTTTTTTGACTTGCTGCGTGATTCCTCACCTGTTTCATATCGTACAAAATGCACGCTATCGCAGGCAGGCCGGACGACATTTTAATAATTATACCTACAATGATATTAAAACTATCGCTAAACACCGGCACTGGACCGGCGGCCAATGGAATCAGTCTGATCGAGTTGCATCGGATTTAGTAGGGGGGGGACATGCTCATGCAGGAGCGATGATTTACTTAGGTGGAAGTTGGCCGAAAAAGTACCGTAACCAATTGTTTATGAATAACATTCACGGTGCCCGACTCAACCAGGATGTGCTGACTCGGTCTGGGTCGGGCTATACCGGAAATTATGCCCCTGATTTTTTGCTCGCCAATGATCGCTCCTCACAGATTCTCTACCTGCGATATGGGCCAGACGGGCAGGTTTATTTTATTGACTGGTATGATACAAACCAATGTCACCATCGCGAATTTCAGAAGCATGATCGTTCCAACGGACGAATCTTTCGTGTTGCGTATCAGAATGCCAAACCAGTCAAGGTTGATCTGCAAAAATTATCCAGCGACGAATTGGTTAAACTGCAATTGCACAAAAATGACTGGTATGTCAGACAATCTCGTAGAATTCTACAAGAGCGAGGTCCAGACCCAGAAGTTCACGCCCAACTGGCGGAGATCGCGTATAAACATGAAGACGTGACTCGACGTTTACGTGGGTTGTGGGCGTTGCATGTCACAGGAGGTCTCTCGGAATCAAAAATCATGCAAGCTCTGAATGATCCGAGTGAATTTATGAGGGGTTGGGCAATACAGCTGGCACTTGAAACAGGAATCCCTTCTGCGAAACTATTGTCAAAGTTGGCTGAATTAGCGGTTCAAGATCCTTCGCCTGTAGTTCGATTGTATCTGGGGTCAGCCGCGAATCGGTTACTCTTGGGTCAACGCTGGGAGATTCTTACTGGCCTCGTCAGCCATGCAGAAGATCAAAGCGATCATAACCTTCCGTTACTTTACTGGTATGCGGTCGAACCATTGGCCACACATAACATGCACCGCTCGTTTGAACTGGCGAAAAAATCTAAAATTCCGTTGATCGAATCGTATACATTACGTCGCATTGCTGACATCGGTAGTGAGGAAGCGGTTGCCTTTTTAGTGCAACAACTGGGGCAGGCAAAGACAGCAGAACGTCAAAAAGTTTTCTTGGATTCAATCAATAAAGCACTGCGTGGGCGTCGTAAATTTCCGATGCCCGAGCCTTGGACTTTCGTGGGGAAGAAGTTAATTACCAGCAAGGATCCGATGGTAAAATCATATACATTGGCTCTGGCAGTCACTTTTGGTGACCCTCAGGCAATGCAAACGCTGCGCGAGATTCTCGTTGACCGGAAACATGAAATGTCGGGTAGAAAATCTGCGATGTCTTCCTTGTTGGGCGTACAGGATCTTAAATTGGTTCCGATTTTGATCACGTTACTCGACGAAAAAAACTTACGCCGCGAAGCGTTACGAGGTTTAGCAGAATATGCCGACGGAGAAATCGCTCCAGCGATTTTGAAGCGTTATTCGCAGTTTGATCCGAATGAAAAACGAGACGCACTCAACACGCTGGCGAGTCGAGCTGATTCTGCTCATCAATTGATGGCTGCGGTTGAAGTAAAACAGATTTCTTCCAAAGACCTTTCAGCTGAAATTGTACGTCAGCTGGGTAACTTGAAAGATAAAAGTCTCAATGAAAGAATCGGCAAGGTCTGGGGAATTGTTCGTGAGACGGCGGCTGATAAGAAGAAATTGATCGCCAGTTATAAAAATATGCTTTCTCGAAGTCGACCTAAAACGGACTTACATTTGGGAAGGGCAGTGTTTGCGAAGACCTGTCAGCAATGTCATAAGCTATTTGGAACAGGAGCAATCATTGGTCCAGAGTTAACAGGTTCCAACCGTGCAAATTTGGATTACCTGTTGTCAAATGTTATCGATCCCAGTGCTGTCATGGCGAAGGACTACCAGCCTGTCGTGATTGTAACTGAGTCCGGACGAATCGTGACCGGGATCATTAAGAAAGAAAATAAGAATGCAGTGACTGTGGCAACAGCCAATGAAACAGTCATCATCCCTCGCGATGAAATTGATGAGATGGGACTGAGTGATAAATCGATGATGCCTGACAACTTATGGAAGCAATTGAATAGCCATGAAATTCGATCATTGGTCGCTTATCTGGCCAGTTCAAAACAGGTTCCCATGAAAGCGACGAATGACAATTTGAAATTGTTTTTCAATGGGCAGGATCTGACAGGTTGGACTGGTAACAGCCAACTCTGGTCTGTTGAGAATGGTGAAATTGTGGGACGTTCACCGGGGATCAAGCGGAATGAGTTCCTGGTGAGTGATTTACTCGTGGGTGACTTTGAGCTGAAAGCCAAAGTCAAACTATCGCCTGATACAGGCAACAGTGGAATTCAATTTCGTAGTTCTCTTCAGCCTAATGGTCATGTGAAAGGATATCAGGCAGATATCGGTAAAGGTTGGTGGGGTAAACTATATGAAGAACATGGTCGTGGCCTCTTGTTTAAAGAGTCGGGCGAGGAATTTGTTCGTGAGAATGAATGGAACGAGTATCGAATCGTGGCCGTTGGTTCGCAAGTTCAGACCTATATCAACGGAAATCTATGCACAGATTTAAATGATACCAAAGGAGCAAAATCAGGAATCATTGCCTTTCAGATTCACTCTGGTGGGCCAATGGAAGTGCGCTTTAAAGATCTCGAATTGCGCTTGGGGCCTGTTGCCGATTAA
- a CDS encoding Gfo/Idh/MocA family protein, which translates to MSQKKINIAIVGLGFGAEFIPIYQAHPNANMYAICQRSEEHLNEIGDRFEIEKRYTSYDELLADPDVDAVHINTPIPDHAPQSIKALKAGKHVACTVPMATTVAECEQIVNTVNETGLKYMMMETVVYSREFLFIKEMYDKGELGKIQYMQASHPQDMEGWPEYWERMIPMHYATHVVSPVLGMVNGRAEYVSCFGSGTVNDEIAEKSGNRFAVETCHIKIKDSDIAAHIWRFLFDTARQYRESVDVYGTKKSFEWPLIEGENPVLHTAKQPEPEIPERVEVPDYAHLLPEEIQVFTRAIHDEEHLSFLQGAGHGGSHPHLVNAFLKSLVEDCEPWPNAPLSANWTSVGILAHESALAGGEIKKLPAFTLE; encoded by the coding sequence ATGAGTCAGAAGAAAATCAATATCGCAATTGTAGGCCTTGGTTTTGGCGCGGAATTTATCCCAATCTACCAGGCACATCCTAACGCAAATATGTATGCTATTTGTCAACGGTCAGAAGAACATTTGAACGAGATTGGTGATCGCTTTGAGATTGAGAAGCGTTATACCTCTTATGATGAATTGCTGGCTGACCCAGATGTAGATGCCGTTCATATCAACACACCAATTCCCGACCATGCGCCACAGTCAATCAAAGCGTTGAAAGCTGGTAAGCATGTTGCATGCACAGTGCCTATGGCGACCACAGTTGCTGAGTGCGAGCAAATTGTCAACACAGTGAATGAAACAGGCCTAAAATATATGATGATGGAAACGGTGGTTTACAGCAGAGAGTTTCTATTCATCAAGGAGATGTATGACAAAGGTGAGTTGGGCAAGATTCAGTACATGCAGGCCAGTCATCCGCAAGATATGGAGGGGTGGCCCGAATATTGGGAACGGATGATTCCCATGCATTATGCCACACATGTGGTGAGTCCTGTGTTAGGAATGGTCAATGGTCGCGCCGAGTATGTAAGCTGTTTCGGTTCGGGAACTGTGAATGATGAAATTGCTGAGAAGTCGGGTAACCGATTTGCCGTTGAGACGTGTCATATTAAAATCAAAGATTCCGACATCGCAGCCCATATCTGGCGATTCTTGTTTGATACGGCACGTCAATATCGAGAATCTGTTGACGTGTATGGTACAAAAAAATCATTTGAATGGCCTTTAATTGAGGGAGAAAATCCGGTTTTACATACGGCGAAGCAGCCAGAACCAGAAATTCCCGAGCGTGTAGAAGTGCCCGATTACGCGCATCTGTTACCGGAGGAAATTCAAGTATTTACCCGTGCGATTCATGATGAGGAGCATCTTTCATTCTTACAGGGAGCAGGTCATGGTGGTTCGCATCCACATCTGGTAAATGCGTTTCTCAAATCCCTGGTTGAAGATTGTGAACCCTGGCCGAATGCACCGCTGTCTGCAAACTGGACCAGTGTTGGTATTTTAGCGCATGAATCAGCGTTGGCGGGAGGTGAAATCAAAAAACTGCCTGCCTTCACTTTAGAATAA
- a CDS encoding XylR family transcriptional regulator, with translation MKQRPSIALLIESSNSYARGLLRGIMSYIHEHHPWSIYLPEHGRGNVPANWLNSWHGDGIIARIENSKIADAVVKSSVPAVDVSAARLAPSLPWVETDDHAIATLAAQHLIERGFQHYAFCGDHRFNWSCWREEHFHQSINNAGFDCHVYPQSTRRQKAIPWEREQQRLSEWILQLPKPVGVMACYDIKAQQLLDVCRTINVSVPEEVAILGVDNDEILCNLSEPPLSSIIPNTHQTGYEAAALLDQMISGHIVSSEAHLIKPLGIATRQSTDIQAIDDKFISDAVRFIRHHACDGINVQDVLKSIPLSRRVLESRFQKMIGRSPHEEIMRIRLDRVKQLLEETDLSLIKIAERTGFQHPEYLNVAFKKQTDITPGMYRRNQKAQEK, from the coding sequence ATGAAACAACGCCCCTCAATTGCCTTACTGATTGAATCTTCGAATTCTTATGCTCGGGGGTTATTACGTGGGATTATGTCTTACATCCATGAACATCATCCCTGGTCGATTTACCTTCCTGAGCATGGAAGAGGTAACGTTCCCGCTAACTGGCTCAACAGTTGGCACGGTGATGGGATTATTGCCAGGATTGAAAATAGTAAAATTGCTGATGCAGTTGTCAAAAGTAGCGTGCCCGCTGTCGATGTGAGCGCTGCCCGTTTGGCACCTTCACTTCCCTGGGTTGAAACTGATGATCATGCGATTGCGACTCTGGCTGCACAACATTTGATCGAACGGGGCTTTCAACACTATGCCTTTTGTGGCGATCATCGTTTCAACTGGTCTTGCTGGCGGGAAGAACATTTTCACCAATCGATCAATAATGCAGGTTTTGACTGCCACGTCTATCCTCAGTCAACAAGGCGCCAAAAAGCGATTCCCTGGGAACGAGAACAGCAGCGGCTCTCTGAATGGATTCTTCAACTCCCCAAACCAGTGGGGGTGATGGCATGTTACGATATCAAAGCGCAACAGCTACTCGATGTGTGTCGCACGATCAATGTTTCTGTCCCGGAAGAAGTTGCCATTCTCGGCGTGGATAATGATGAGATTCTCTGTAACCTTTCAGAGCCTCCGCTTTCCAGTATCATTCCGAATACACATCAAACTGGCTATGAAGCTGCGGCTTTGCTAGATCAGATGATTTCCGGTCATATCGTTTCTTCAGAAGCACATTTGATTAAACCATTGGGTATTGCGACACGACAATCCACGGATATTCAAGCCATTGACGATAAGTTCATTTCCGATGCCGTTCGGTTCATTCGTCATCATGCCTGTGATGGTATCAATGTGCAAGATGTTCTTAAATCAATTCCTCTTTCCCGCCGTGTACTGGAAAGCCGCTTTCAAAAAATGATTGGCCGATCGCCTCACGAAGAAATCATGCGTATTAGACTCGACCGAGTCAAGCAACTTTTAGAAGAGACCGATTTGTCATTGATCAAAATCGCAGAAAGAACCGGATTTCAACATCCCGAGTATCTGAATGTGGCATTCAAAAAACAGACTGACATTACCCCAGGAATGTATCGTCGTAATCAGAAAGCACAAGAAAAGTAA
- a CDS encoding acyltransferase family protein has product MANTATTQTTSSSSNKRIISLDQFRGYTIAGMFLVNYMGFFVVCPVVLKHHNTYCSYADTIMPHFLFAVGFAFRLTFGRRVRTEGAFSAYMRVVRRLLGLVLVSLIIYRVSPIAKTWTELQSIGIWGAIAGPLKRTWFQTLMHIAVTSLWIVPVIRARASVRIAYMIFSAAAHLVLSYYFYFTWVNSPPNGIDGGPLGFLTWTIPAIIGTLACDWVVEAKDLPRVKPILFWSIVLMLLGWIISCGTRFYDVPLAEQANPVFQKQKLATHPVVPDKAQFKAKQGNPITAYLAEPPFVKPPGQEQRKWNYWMMSQRAGTLSYLFFAAGLSLFVYLLFHLACDRRGWELSLFRTLGTNALVAYILHDLVMEAVKPFATKDSPAWYAWGSFVLFFWITWLIVRHLEKNEIHLKL; this is encoded by the coding sequence ATGGCGAACACAGCCACTACCCAAACGACGTCTTCTAGTTCAAACAAGCGTATCATTTCATTGGATCAATTTCGCGGCTACACAATTGCTGGTATGTTCCTGGTGAACTATATGGGATTTTTTGTTGTTTGTCCGGTAGTATTGAAACACCACAATACGTACTGCAGCTATGCTGACACTATTATGCCTCACTTCCTGTTTGCAGTCGGCTTTGCGTTTCGACTGACATTCGGGAGACGAGTGAGAACAGAAGGAGCATTCTCTGCATATATGCGGGTTGTAAGGCGATTACTCGGGCTGGTATTGGTATCACTGATTATTTACCGAGTCTCTCCCATTGCCAAAACTTGGACCGAGCTGCAATCAATCGGAATCTGGGGCGCAATCGCAGGCCCTTTGAAGCGAACCTGGTTTCAAACGCTGATGCATATCGCAGTAACCTCACTCTGGATCGTGCCTGTCATTCGAGCGCGGGCATCCGTCAGAATCGCATACATGATCTTCTCTGCCGCGGCACATCTCGTCCTTTCCTATTACTTCTACTTCACGTGGGTTAATTCTCCACCAAACGGAATCGATGGGGGACCACTAGGTTTTCTAACCTGGACCATCCCAGCAATCATTGGTACATTAGCGTGCGACTGGGTTGTTGAAGCCAAAGATTTGCCGCGCGTGAAACCAATTTTGTTCTGGTCAATCGTGTTAATGCTATTGGGCTGGATCATCTCGTGCGGTACCCGTTTCTATGATGTTCCCCTGGCAGAACAAGCAAACCCTGTTTTTCAAAAGCAGAAGCTGGCAACACACCCAGTAGTTCCAGACAAAGCGCAATTCAAAGCCAAACAAGGAAATCCAATCACTGCTTATCTGGCTGAGCCTCCCTTCGTCAAACCACCCGGACAGGAGCAGAGAAAGTGGAACTACTGGATGATGAGTCAGCGCGCGGGTACGCTCTCATATCTGTTCTTTGCAGCGGGTTTGTCATTGTTTGTGTATCTGCTGTTCCATCTGGCCTGTGATCGGCGAGGCTGGGAATTGTCTCTATTCAGAACACTAGGCACCAATGCATTAGTCGCTTACATTCTGCATGATCTTGTAATGGAAGCGGTCAAACCATTTGCTACGAAAGACTCTCCTGCCTGGTACGCCTGGGGCAGTTTTGTTCTGTTCTTCTGGATCACCTGGCTTATCGTTCGTCATCTGGAGAAAAACGAAATCCATTTGAAACTATGA
- a CDS encoding methyl-accepting chemotaxis protein, which translates to MLKLDTPELNSDAGNMALSVSGDERAELEQYRHWIKNLADVCESASQGNLEARLLHVDVDGDLERAIRSINGLLDYTDAFVRESKASLTASANGKFFRKVLLRGMRGSFKQASEVINSAGDKMKHQAEEIEQAGVRRLEMADAFEKEVQGISTIVSAAATQLHATVQSLKEVTERASQETTDAVESVNQTSQNVNVVAESTVQLNHSIQEIDSRVKESTEVVQQAVNESEHAKEFMSGLVEATGGIGSAAKMIADIAKQTNLLALNATIEAARAGEAGAGFAVVASEVKVLAQDTAKATDHITDQIRHIQGIVDDAVSNISTVSSTIRKVDEISDSISTSISEQSQVISTIHQNVENAAEKTAQTTDSIQNVSATADETSHSTRDLLCAANDISQQSESLNSAVNQFLATIRSN; encoded by the coding sequence ATGTTAAAACTGGATACTCCAGAACTGAATTCCGATGCCGGTAATATGGCACTATCCGTCTCGGGAGATGAGAGAGCAGAACTGGAACAATACAGACACTGGATTAAAAATTTAGCGGATGTTTGTGAATCTGCTTCGCAGGGAAATTTGGAAGCACGTTTGCTGCATGTTGATGTTGATGGTGATTTGGAACGCGCAATCCGTTCGATTAATGGGCTGCTCGATTATACCGATGCATTTGTAAGAGAATCAAAAGCATCTCTCACAGCATCTGCAAATGGTAAATTTTTCCGAAAGGTCCTTTTGAGAGGTATGCGGGGAAGTTTCAAACAGGCTTCTGAGGTGATTAACTCTGCCGGTGATAAAATGAAGCATCAGGCAGAAGAGATCGAACAGGCTGGTGTCAGGCGACTGGAGATGGCAGACGCTTTTGAGAAGGAAGTTCAAGGGATATCGACGATCGTTTCAGCCGCAGCAACACAATTACATGCGACCGTTCAATCATTGAAAGAGGTCACGGAAAGAGCGAGCCAGGAAACAACAGATGCAGTAGAATCTGTAAATCAAACCAGCCAAAATGTAAATGTCGTCGCAGAATCTACCGTCCAGTTGAATCACTCGATTCAGGAGATTGATTCCAGAGTCAAAGAATCGACAGAAGTAGTGCAACAAGCGGTCAACGAAAGTGAGCATGCGAAAGAGTTCATGTCGGGTTTGGTGGAAGCAACTGGTGGCATTGGTTCAGCAGCAAAAATGATTGCTGATATTGCCAAACAAACCAACTTATTGGCGTTGAATGCCACCATCGAAGCAGCACGTGCAGGCGAAGCAGGCGCTGGTTTTGCTGTTGTAGCATCGGAGGTCAAAGTCCTTGCTCAAGATACTGCAAAAGCAACCGATCATATCACAGATCAGATTCGTCATATTCAGGGAATTGTTGATGACGCGGTTTCGAATATTTCGACGGTCAGTAGCACAATTCGAAAAGTAGATGAAATCAGTGACTCAATTTCCACTTCGATTTCAGAGCAAAGTCAAGTCATTTCTACAATTCATCAAAACGTAGAAAATGCTGCAGAGAAGACGGCTCAAACAACTGATAGTATCCAGAATGTTTCAGCAACTGCAGACGAAACAAGCCATTCGACTCGAGATCTATTGTGTGCGGCCAACGATATTTCACAACAGTCCGAAAGCTTAAACAGCGCAGTCAATCAATTTCTGGCCACCATTCGTTCTAACTGA
- a CDS encoding PAS domain-containing protein yields the protein MERPAPTGFERTFADDDIIVSKTDLKGLITYANHTFMEVSGYTEAELLGKPHNLIRHPDMPRCVFKLLWDTLEAGNEIFAYVINLCKNGDHYWVLAHVTPSFDDLGNIIGYHSSRRVPEPAAISKVKTLYQSLKHIEDSASNWRVGMQHATDSLLAQLEEAGIEYDEYVFAL from the coding sequence ATGGAACGCCCTGCCCCTACAGGTTTTGAGAGGACATTTGCAGACGACGATATCATTGTCAGCAAAACGGATCTGAAAGGTCTCATAACCTACGCGAATCACACTTTTATGGAGGTCTCGGGTTATACAGAAGCTGAGTTACTGGGAAAACCTCACAACCTGATTCGGCATCCCGATATGCCCCGCTGTGTGTTTAAGTTACTTTGGGACACACTTGAAGCAGGAAATGAAATCTTTGCCTACGTCATTAATCTTTGTAAAAACGGAGATCACTATTGGGTACTCGCGCATGTGACACCCAGCTTTGACGACTTGGGAAATATCATTGGTTACCATTCCAGCCGTCGCGTTCCTGAGCCTGCGGCCATTTCAAAAGTCAAAACTCTTTATCAATCTCTCAAACACATTGAAGATTCCGCATCGAATTGGCGTGTTGGCATGCAGCATGCAACGGACTCTTTGCTTGCTCAGTTAGAAGAGGCAGGAATTGAATACGATGAATATGTCTTCGCACTTTGA